From the Anaerolineales bacterium genome, the window CGATATTGACAGTCCTGAAGATTATCGGAAATTCCTCGAAGCTTTTCCCGAGACAGAGGAGGTTGCATGATCAGCGCAATCATCCTCGCCGCCGGCCAATCGATACGGATGCGACAGCCTAAACTGCTGATGCCCTGGGGTGAGACTAAAGTCATTAGAAGAGTCGTTGACAGCGTGATGGAAGGGGGCATTAAGGATATTTGTGTGATCACTGGGAGTCTTCACAACGAAATTATCAAGGTTTTAGCTGACTCTCCTGTACGTATACAGCAAAACGAGGATTATGCGAACGGGGAGATGCTGACCTCGGTCCAGGTGGGTCTGCATAGCTTGAGCGATGTATCGGAAGCTGCCTTGATTGTGCTGGGTGACCAGCCGCAGATTAAACCTGAAGTTACCAGGGAGATCATTGACCGGTACCAAAAGACTCACTATCCAATCATCATACCTAGTTACAAAATGCACCGGGGCCATCCCTGGCTGGTAGAGAAGTCGATGTGGCCATTTATCCTAAAACTCACACGACCGGATACTCTGCGTACATTCTTGAGTATTAGCGAAGATAAAATCGACTACATCACGGTAAATACGCCTAGCATCCTGCAGGATCTGGATACCCAGGAAGATTATCAACACTACAAACCGTGATAAACTGCGAGTTTCTTACCCTTGTAAACTTGTTTCACATATGCTATGGTTTAAAAAATGAACAATAACCGCTTCTGGAAGTCAGAAAAAAAACGATCCATTTATCGAAACCCGACCAGGCGATGGTGAGGCTTCGACCTGTATTTCAAGGATAACCTTATGGCAGGAGTCATCCGCGCATTTATAGCCATTGACTTATCGACTGATATCCAATACCGATTAGATGAAGTAATGGTGAATTTTAAAAGCCTTTTACCTCACAGCGCGGTCCGCTGGGTACCGTCTGCCAACATCCACCTTACTCTAAAATTCCTGGGGGATGTGTCTTTGTCTAACTTAACGATCCTCACCGACATGCTCCAGACAGAAATATCTGGACATCACCAATTTGATATCAGCGTTGGTGGCGCAGGAGCATTCCCGAATAACCGCCAGCCGCGCGTTATCTGGGTGGGGGTCGAAGCTCCTGCAGAGCTAGCAGCTATCCAGAATGGAATTGAAACCACCACCAGCCGGTTGGGGTATGCCAGGGAAGATCGGGCTTTTTCGCCTCATCTGACCCTGGGCAGAGTATCACGGAACGCAACTTCCCAGGATGCAAAGATGATCGCAAAAGTATTGGAAACTACCAGGGTAGGTTTCCTTGGAGCTACCTGCGTTGAAAAGGTGCATCTTTACCGGAGTGACCTGCAGCCATCTGGCGCAGTTTATACTCATATTTTCTCTGCTTCCTTGATAAAATAAGGGTAAATCTGTATGAAGAGGTGAGATCTGGAAACATTGGATATTGCACGCGAGATCGTTAATCAGTTAGAGGAAAAAAAAGGCGAAAATCTGGTATTGATCGATATTAAGAACCTGGCAGTATTTGCCGATTACTTCATTATCTGCTCAGGCACAAGCGACCGCATGATAGGGGCTCTGGCAAGCTCAGTGTCTGAGTTCATCCACACCAAATACCAATTGCCTGTACACACTGAAGGTGAACCACGCGAGGGCTGGGTCTTGATTGATGCAGGGGAAATTATTATTCATGTCTTCTCACCTGAGCAGAGAAATTACTATAAATTAGAAGACCTGTGGTCGCACGGAAAAGTCCTGCTACATTTGCAATAACCGATTCTCATGCAATGATCGAGAGCGACTATACCATTCGCACTGTACTATCCGCTGACCGTTCTCGATTGGCAAATCTCATCCATTTTGGGACGCATATCCACCAGCACCTGGATTGGAAGGCACCCCTGGATTGGATCGGGAGCAGGCCATATTTGTTGTTAGAAAGCAGCCAGGAAGCCCTGGCGTCGTTGGCCTGTCCACCTGAATTACCAGAAATCAGCTGGATCAGGCTTTTTGCCAGCAGCTCGCAAATAAGCGCAGGCAAAGCATGGGAACATTTATGGAATGCCACCAGTGAGGAGCTGCGTGATAGGGGTGACATTAAAGTTGCCGCGATATCGCTGCAAAGCTGGTTTAATGATTTGCTAACCGGAAGTAAATTCACTCACACAGATGATGTAGTGGTTTTATTGTGGGAAAAATTCACCTCATTCCCCGATGCTTCTGCTAGCCAATGCCTGGTGAGGCCAATGCTACCTGAAGACCTGGAGAGAGTTACCAGGATAGATCATGCTGCCTTTGATTCGATCTGGAGAAACTCATCGGAATCGCTAAGCCTGGCATTTCAGCAATCCTCCCTGGCGAGTGTCGCCGAATCTGACGATCGAATCATTGGGTACCAATTCAGCACCGTGGGTGCCATGGGTGGGCATCTCGCCAGGCTGGCGGTAGAGCCCTCCATGCAAGGAAAAGGAATTGGGTATTTGTTGATTCACGAGGTATTGAGTCAATTTAATAAACTGGGGGCAACCCACGTGACGGTGAATACACAGAAGAATAACCAGGCATCCTTAACATTGTATGCCAAGGCAGGATTTAAGCTTACAGGTGAGTCTTACCGGGTCTACCAAAATTTTCTCCAACATTAGCAAGCATACCTAGGTTTTTGTTTACTCACCAGAAATAATAAGGGGATTAAGAAGCGAGTCAGACGCAGGATTTATACTAGACAAAGATGGGTTCTCGTGGGAAAATTCTCGCTTGACTATTTAAACAGGAGTGACATGCATGACCCAAAGTAGACGTGATGCTATCAAGGCTCAGAGGACCAGGAAAAAACGCCAGCAACGAATGAACACAATACTATGGGTGGGGGGATTCATCCTCATCGTTATATTATTGTTAATCTCTCCATTGATCTACAACTTACTTAAACCAGCAGGTAGTTTTGTTCAAATAACACCTGTTGCGAGGCCGATGGAGCATGGAAAGGCAATTGGCAATCCAGATGCTAAGGTAAAAATCACAGTATATGAAGATTTCCAATGCCCAGCCTGTAGACAGTTCACCGAGCAGATCGAATCGCAGTTAATCCAAAGCAGCTATATCACCAACGGCCAGTTATATTACGAGTTCATGCAATTTCCGTTCATTGACTCTCAGGTTGTGACTAAAGAATCGCTACAAGCCGCCAATGCCAGCATGTGTGCAATGGCTCAAGGTAAATTCTGGGATTATCATGACATCTTATTTGCCAATCATACAGGCGAAAACGTTGGAGATTTTACTGACAAACGTTTACAAGCATTCGCGGAATCGCTGGGGTTGGATATGACCGCTTTCGACAAGTGCTTTAAAGCCAATGCGTATTCTGCTGAGATCGAGAATGAATACAACGATGCTATCTCCCTCGGGATAAACAGCACGCCAACAGTATTGTTGAATGGCAGGGAGATCACGCCTGGGCAAATCCCTACATTTGAGCAGATAAGGGCTGCCATCGATGCGGCGCTGGCGGGTGGTGGATAAACTACTAAAATGAGATCGTCATAAGCACGCTCTCTTATTTTTTTCGCAGGTTTTTGTTATTTCTTTGCTAAAGTAGGGGCTGAAGCTCCTGAAGCTTGATTTTCATAGAGCTCGAGGATAAAACATAAGGAAGACAAGCGGTTCATGTATCGCTGGATCTCTCTATTTTCTAGTTCTTCTGCAATCACCAAACGGGCGATATGCCGTTCAGCGCGCCTGACGACCGTGCGGGCAAGATCGATGGCTGCCCCTGCCTTGGAATCACCAGGGATGATAAATTCGTCCGGAATAGAAACCATGGAAGTAATCAATTCGATTTGCTCTTCCAGCCAGTCAACCTTCTCGTGGTTGATTGTTCGGAAGCGAACGGCATTCTCAGGGGATGCCGCGATCTCTGACATCACATGATATAAATCTTTTTGGACAGTCAAAAATATGGAGGCTGCTTCCTGGGTTGTACTGAGTGTGCGGGCTACTGCGATAGCTGCGTTGGCCTCATCCACTTCACCAACAGTCTCAATACGCAGGTCACACTTGGGAACCCGTCCCTCGCCAAGTAAGCCAGTATAGCCATCATCGCCTTTTTTGGTGTAAAATTTTGTCATGGCAATAATCTACCAGAAAGGAGTGAACCTATGCAAATTCGATGTCAACACTGCCACCGTCCATTCGGTCTGGATAAAGTCATCGTTCATGCCGCACTCGACCAGCTAGCTAGTGAACATCAGGGGCATTATAACGTTCATTGCCCCCATTGTGGGAAGTCAAACCAGGTTTCGCGGGTTGAGCTTCAACGAGCAGCCCCTGATTGGAAGGAAGCAGCTCAACCGGACAGCTAAAAAAGCGATACGAAAAAGGTGTATCAACGGATACACCTTTTTGTTGTATGTTAGAACAGGACCATCGCCAACTCACGACGATACTGTTGTGTGAGGGAGTGGTTATCACTTAACACTTCAAATAACCCCAACAGAATCACCCTGGATGCGTCATCGTGGTAGTGCTTGTCTTGGCGGAGGATGTCGATCAGCCCATCCATGGCAGCCGGTAAGAATCCCCTTTTAATTAATTGAATTGCGTTATTGTAGGCTGCATTGAGTGGATCATCACTGTCCTGGACATGGATGGTGTCATCTGCCAATGCATGGTAGAGCGGTTTGAGCAGCTCCAAGCGGGCAAATTCCGGGCTGGCTGAAAAATGGTCCATCAACCGCTTTGCCTCTGAATATGCGCCTTGCATCAAGCATGCCTTAAACAATCCCAGGAGGCCTGCCGGATTGTCGGGGGATTTTTCCAGGAACTGGCGAAAAGAGTTTCCGGCTTCATTCCAGCTCATCGATTCCAGCTGGCTCTGGCCTTTTTCCAATAGCAAGTCGATCTGGCTCGGGGCCAGATTGCGGATGAAATCGCGGATGCGTGGCTCTGGCTGTAACCCCAGAAACTCGGAGACAACATGCCCGTCACGAAATGCCTTGACGTTCGGGATGCTCCTCACGTTAAAGCGTAATGCCAGGTTGGGGTTATCATCCACATTCACCTTTGCCAATCGATAAGCACCTTGAGCTTCCTGGGCCAGTTTTTCGAGCAGCGGAGTGAGCGTCTTACATGGGCGGCACCAGTCAGCCCAGAAATCAACGATCACAGGGACCTGGTTGGAGTAAGCAACCACTTCGTATTCAAAATCTGCTTCGTTTACAGTTTTTATGAAATCTGATGTCATATTCTGAGAAATCTGTCACTCGTCTTCAGGGGCAATTGTGCCTGGCTGGTTCACTTCCAGCACTTCACCATGGACATTGATTTTCACACGAAACCCCATCATCCCCATATAAGCGCGACCCTCTTCGGGAATCCCAGCCTTAAGCACTGCTTCGAATTGCTGATCCATGTTCTTTAGCTGGTTTTCGATCAGCGCTTTGGAGAAGATGTCGTCTTGACCGAGCATCTTTGCCGTCTGTTCTGCCAGCTCGTCCTCATGACCTTCAATCATCTTACCCATCGACATTAAGACCTGGCGATCTACTTCTTCTGAGGGGATGTGGCGGTGAAATCCGGCATCATTCACCACATAGCAGGGTTCATTACCTACCAGGCTGACGTCCACGGGTTGGTCATCTTCATCAAAGATCAAACCTTTAAAAAGTGGTTGATATGCCATTTTGAGTAAACCTACCTTTATCAATATTCACGTCGATTTGCGAATCGCTTGGTAGATAGAACTGCGTCATCATTCGATGATCTCTACAACTGTTCCTGTTTTTTCATATATTTCTTCCTGATCTGGTGGGATATCAGGTTTTGTCCATAGATACAACCATTTTGATGCTTGAGTGGTCAAATTGATACATCCATGACTGCGAGGTTTTCCAAAATTATTATGCCAGTAAGTCCCATGGAATGCAACCCCTTCTTCTGTTATATAGCAATTCCAGGGTACACCAGGTAGATCATAACTGTTGGCGGCCAGGTTACCACGTGCCATGTGGCGCGAAGCACGCTTGTGAAAAATCGTGTGAGGGCCGGTTGGGGTAGAAAAATCACCGTTGCTGAAGACCGCGCCCGAAGCCACACGAGCCATATATACCGGCGAATCATATTCAAAGGCGATCATCACTTGTTCAGGGATATGGACCTCAACCCGTTTACGGTCTGGAGGGACGTTGGGAGATATGGGCGTCAACTCCTCGGCAGGGACGATGCGGATATGATGGGCGAGCACATAATACCGTTCTTCCCACTTGTCATCCTGGACCTCGTACCACTGGTTCCCCAAAGAATCGCTGACAATAGATATGATCCAGTAGGTTGTTGCATAATAAAACCGGTAGGCGACTGGCTCATCATTGCCCGGATCCTGGTGAGCATCGGTAAATGGTACGGTGACTTCACCTAATGTACCCTCGGGAGGGATGTGTGAGACAATAGGGTTGGTGATGGTGAACACGGGCTGGATCGATCCGGAGTGTACATAACCTTCAGCACCAAGCTTGTACCATACCATATTGAACGAATCGATAGACTTGCCGACCGTAAGCCCGGTCAGGTGAAGGACTGTATCGTGCCAGTACCGGTTAACCTGAGTCCCATCAAACGAGGGAGTATCGTAGACAATCACCGATGGGTCAAGCACGCGTCCTTGCTGGTCGGGAGGTAAAGACTTAGCCAAAGATTGGGTATCATGGAAACCCTGGAGATACTCCTGGAGGTTTTCCATGGTTATCGCACTTGTTTTGTTTAAGGGTATGGGTATAACCATTCCGAGGGCGGCTGCTAGACCAAGGCTGCCTAGCTTTAAAAATGACCGCCTTGTCAGTGATCCTGAAGCAATATTATGCTCCTGCATCAGCCTTACTCGTGAATACTTACCAGCGTACCCACATCTGCCCAATAAAAGAGCCATTCAGCATCTGGTATGGTGAGGTTGATACATCCATGGCTCATAGGAGTACCGAAATTACTATGCCAGTATGTTCCATGCAAGCCATAACCAGAATAGAAATACATCACATATGGCACATCAGGCAGATAGTATCCTGGACCAGCCATATCTGCATAGACATATTTCACATAAATATGGAATTGGCCAGTGACGGTAGGATGCTGCCAGGTTCCGGTAGAGACCAGGAAGGATGCCACAATTTGATCACCTTCATAGGCATAGGTCATCTGATCAGATAAATCTACATCGATCCAATGCTCCCCTCCACCTGATGACGGGGGCTGATATTCTACCGGTTCTTCGATCGGGTAAGGTGTATCGGTAGGATAGGGAGTGAAGGTGGCAGTGGGAGTGTCGGTCGGTGTTGAAGTTGATGTCTCCGTAGGCGTGGCAGTTGGCGTATTGGTCGGTGTGGGTGAGGGGGTGATGGTCGGGGTATTTGTGGGGGTGGGTGTATTGGAGGCTTTGGCAAGGCCACTCTGGGGTGCCATCAGGACGTCCGGCCCGGTCAGCAACGTGGTGACAAAAGCGCCTGTAGCTGGCGACACCAGGGCGCTGGTCAGAACTACGATCATGCCCAGGATCAGGAACCACCAGAGATAGCTAAGGTGTTTTTTAGCTGAAGGTTTAGCAACTGCCGCTGCCTGGATGGATTGCGCCTGGGGTTGCCTGGCAGGAGCGTTTTGGAGCTCCACCTGGGGTTGTGCCCGCACTCGTTTGACCGCCCAATGCAGTCCTTGTTTGGCTCGCTCACTGTTCGGATTGATCGAGAGAGCTTTCTCAAGGTACTCGATACTGGCGCGAGGTGAAGATACCGCGGCCAGCCACAGCCAGGGTTCTTCGATAGTGGGATTAATACCGGCAGCCACGCGTGCCCAATACCTGGTTTGCGTATGGTCACCCTGACGGTATGATATCCGGGCGTTCTCTAATGCCTGTCGAAGAAGTTCAGCTTGATCACTCATGGTACCTGGGTTGCTTCAATGGTTTCATTCCGCACGAAGCATAATATGCCCGAAGTGATACCGGAGGCAATTTCGTCGGGTTTTTCGGTGATGATTTGGTGATCCAGGTTCATAAAACCAGTCTCAATGATCGCTGCTGGTGTGTTCGGATCGATTTCATTGAAAGCGTGGTAATTGGACATATCGCTGGTCACACTGCCAGTGTGGAAAGGTAAGCCAGTGGCCGCTTCATACCGATTCCGAAGGCATGAAGTAAGCCTTTGGGCTTGTTCCGGATATTTGGTCGAGATGGCAGCGGCAACTTTAAAACCAGTAGCCTGATCATTGATATATTCACAAGAATCGGCGTGGATTGACACCAATGCCAATGCTCGGTAATCAGTCAGGCGGGGATCAAATTCTGCCAGCAAGTCAACATCATATCCCTGTTCGATAAGCTTTTCGCGCACCAGGCTGCCAATATTCATATTAAGTTCAACTTCGCGGGTGCTACCCAATGCTTCTGAACAAACTGCGCCTGAATCATTTCCGGAGTGACCGGCGACAATTCCTATCCTGGGTTTCGAACGCGGCGTTGTAGTAGGCACCCCGGGGACCGGTGTCAGCTTCTGAAACTGCAAGGCGCTGGTAAGCTTGTCGGAGAGCCCGCCAGGCAACAATCCAGGTTCGGTCCAGGCTGTGAACAAGGTGGCGATGACAAATGCCACCACGATGATGATTTCAAGCTGGCGGAACATACCGCCAGAATTCCCTTTGGGATTCACAGCTATGGTTTGCCCGGAATTTTCGGTGGAAGCGTTAGAGGCTTTGTCCATCACCTTGATACTACCTTATTAATTATTTGCTGGCAAGTGTTTTGTCCTTGATAGCACTTGACGAGGGATTGATGCAATTGTATAGTGTAGCTGAATTTATTATGTTACCAGGAGAGTGCATGTATGGTGCCAGAACAACATCTATCGGAGGCCGACCGGACCTATTTATTATCGCTGGCCAGGCAAACCATTGAAAATCATTTACGGGGTCACAAGGTACCTGCATTGGATTTTGAAAGACTATC encodes:
- a CDS encoding co-chaperone YbbN, with protein sequence MTSDFIKTVNEADFEYEVVAYSNQVPVIVDFWADWCRPCKTLTPLLEKLAQEAQGAYRLAKVNVDDNPNLALRFNVRSIPNVKAFRDGHVVSEFLGLQPEPRIRDFIRNLAPSQIDLLLEKGQSQLESMSWNEAGNSFRQFLEKSPDNPAGLLGLFKACLMQGAYSEAKRLMDHFSASPEFARLELLKPLYHALADDTIHVQDSDDPLNAAYNNAIQLIKRGFLPAAMDGLIDILRQDKHYHDDASRVILLGLFEVLSDNHSLTQQYRRELAMVLF
- the rsfS gene encoding ribosome silencing factor, yielding MVNQLEEKKGENLVLIDIKNLAVFADYFIICSGTSDRMIGALASSVSEFIHTKYQLPVHTEGEPREGWVLIDAGEIIIHVFSPEQRNYYKLEDLWSHGKVLLHLQ
- a CDS encoding RNA 2',3'-cyclic phosphodiesterase — translated: MAGVIRAFIAIDLSTDIQYRLDEVMVNFKSLLPHSAVRWVPSANIHLTLKFLGDVSLSNLTILTDMLQTEISGHHQFDISVGGAGAFPNNRQPRVIWVGVEAPAELAAIQNGIETTTSRLGYAREDRAFSPHLTLGRVSRNATSQDAKMIAKVLETTRVGFLGATCVEKVHLYRSDLQPSGAVYTHIFSASLIK
- a CDS encoding ATP:cob(I)alamin adenosyltransferase, with product MTKFYTKKGDDGYTGLLGEGRVPKCDLRIETVGEVDEANAAIAVARTLSTTQEAASIFLTVQKDLYHVMSEIAASPENAVRFRTINHEKVDWLEEQIELITSMVSIPDEFIIPGDSKAGAAIDLARTVVRRAERHIARLVIAEELENREIQRYMNRLSSLCFILELYENQASGASAPTLAKK